Within Limanda limanda chromosome 17, fLimLim1.1, whole genome shotgun sequence, the genomic segment CACAAAAGCCTTAAATTGTATCTTTCTCAAAGTTTGTCAATTTATTCCAAATCTGAATCAGACTTTTTGATAACCATTGCGACCCAAAGGCAATGAAATGTATACATTTAGGCTTTAACCCTGAGACCTTAAATGATGAAGATGCAACATATACCTtgatatgtacagtatatcaATTTGTCACAGTATTTCATTCTGTCAAATCTGACATTACTGTTCTATGCTGCTCTATGTTGTAGATAATCACATCTTCCTTCATACTGAgaaaattcaaaacaaatacCGTGCAAACCACTGTcgaaaaatgtatgaatagtCCCAGTATTAGTAGCTTTTATTAATGTATTGTGGCCTGTTAACTGGTGCAGTACGaaaattgctttttattttattctataaagAATGCTACCTCACTAAGTGAACTTCAGGGACTCAGAGAACAACACTCCAGAATGTTTCAGACGTCAGGCTGCTATCGATTCATGATGACACTGAAGGATAAGAAAAAAGTAGTACAGAGATTACATTCAGCGGTATTTCACCTACCCAAACCATCTTTCAATTCAGAGATACAAAGTTCTCGCGACTCGGTGGGCATGCAACGAATCTTGAACATAAAGTTAAATGGTTGgttctttctttatttaacaaaataacaTCTTTCACATTGGATCTGATGTCTTCATTCAAGAAAATACTCCTGCGTGTAAGAGCTTTCTCTAACTGCAGAAGAACCAGGTCAGAGTTGCAGTTGAATAGTATGGACAATACTGATGACAACTGCAACATTAACAACATAATTTACTATTCCTTATCATTAACTTTTTCGGGATTTTTTATGACAAGAActggaaaaaacattttgtgaaagttCCATGGATACCCCTCTTTCTgtataaatgtattcatttgtGGTTACATTTTACTCTAGCCTCCCTCTTATTAAGCATTTATAAGTACTAGATTTAAGAAAATGGTTCATAATACATATCACGTAATACATATCACGTGTATAAGAGACATTTTATAGGTGGACAGTATTTATGAACAGTTATAACTTATCCCATGATGACAAACTTTACATAATTGCAGCTGTGTTTTAATATATCGCCATTTATAATCTGTGTGTACACCTGCCTCTCCCACAGAATGTACAGTTGCTGAAAATTACAATAATGAATACTTATAAATGTTAAACCACATTATTGTGTTATAAACAATTcgtaaatgttcatattttaataaaaatgaaacaagGGGGTTGAAAGTAAAGTGTCACTTCATTTCTTGCTCttgaaatggaaaatgtatATACCTTCAAGTTTATATAACCCCTATGCTGTGCACTTTGTGATTTATGAAATTAATCGCGTGCAGCTTAGTCCACCTGGTAACACCAGCAGTCGTAGGGGctgctcctggcataggcgacaTAGGTTATTGCCTAGAGCTCAAAATGCCAATAGGGTGTCACAAGAGGCGGATTTATCATGATGTGATACAATGTTCACTGATGCAGTAACGTCACATTACCAGCGAAGCGCCAGGAAGCACTGAGAAGAGCTGGGTAGGGCCGGGAAGCGCCGCCGCCTGGTCGAAATCTTCAGCGAGGGTTTCGGGTTCTtgtattttttctctctgtgagcGAAACGggccagaaaaaacaaaattgatATTAAACTATATAAATgatataaataatcaaatatgcatcccatacttttgATTTCCCCGCTGCtctcctggagtttcaatttcccagATTTTTGCCCCCACATGATGGAATTTCCCCATCTTTAATTATGTACTtattccacacatttgtcagttgtgtctaaaccatggtctaaacagacagacacacaagcacacaatctcttgtgtgtttgtttgaacagCCAAGCGGCTGTTTGCAGGAGCTTTGTACCTCATTAATTCTTCTTTTTGTCGACAtgaatagctagctagctgtcAGTACAGCAGATTTCCGActctatttatattttttattatatatctttattattttttataaccTACAttttttgtctgcctgtgtgcatTTGTACACAGTCAAAAAGTTATTGGAGGTGCATGACAATTTGACAGGCTATTTGAGagcatgtgaaataaataatgtttagCATTTACTCATGTTTTACATATCCGTATGTCAAACCTTGTTCATATTGCATTAAAAGGTAGACACCAAATGGATTATGATGGGTGTTTCattctgaaaatatatatatatttttaacttgttttattaACTAATGAATGTAGCGGAGTGAAGGAAGGATTTGCGTTTGTGTATGATGGGGGGCCTGGGGGGGGCGCCAATCTGAAATCTCGCCCAGGgctccaacattgccagggccggccctgggaGGAGGCCAGAGATCTGATCTACTGGTGAGATTATCTGCTCTAAATGGAAAGGCTTTATCTGCGAATAAAATTAGAAGAAATGTGCAGAATTACCACTGCAACAAAGTGTAAGATATAAAGGAATAAGCTTACCTTACAGATTTTCCTGCAAGCAATACAGATAGTTTTCAGAGCTCAAGCTTTCCTATGGCAATCTTTTTTACCTCTTCTACTCTTTTATTTATAACAgaagatacacacacaatgtaaGGTATTCTGTGATGTAGGCTATACGCAGACAGTTATAATAAAGTTTCCTGCCCGAAACACGATAACACATTTtgagaaaagatgtttttgtcatGATTCTGTCCTTGCTCCTATTAACTTTTGAAGTTGACGGTTTTGGTTGTGATTATGGACTCTTTAGTTTTAGGACTTTTAGCCTGATTTCCTTGTGTTTTGGATTTGTATTCTGTTTGGTTGTTGTCCCTGAGTTCTCcgttccctttttttattttgaaatgatgctCCTTTTGTGTCTTGAGTTCCTGCCTTTGTCCGGTTTTCCTCTCCAGTTCCGCCAGCGGCCTCCAGAGAGTCTTCGCCAGCGGCAACCTGCTCAGCTTCTTGTGAGACCCAGCCATGGTCCCTGGCTCAACCTGTCTGCCTGGTCCCAAGGCTCTGACTCTTCAGTCTACAGAAGGCTATATCAGTTTCTGTATACATATCTAACAATTggcataaatgagccttaagAAGAACATTGGGCTACCACCCTAACATTCGGCTTCAGTTTCTCTGACAGCCGCTCCCCAGTATTCATCAAAAAGTCACTTTCCCTATGTTCATTCATGAGTGTGCACATGAATGCTTCCTCTCTGTATAACTGTGCTGCAGCTGGTCTTGGCTGGTCTTCAGCCCACATGCCCATGGACACCCTTCAGCGAAGATCCACTGAGGAGCACAGCACCATCATTAAAGATACATTAAAAAGGGATTTGTATGGCTCATACATATTTGCAATGCCCCTGGGGTTTGCTGTGTAAAGGGAATTAATATGTGTACAGGGGCGAAGAGCTGGGAAGGGTTGTTTACGTTATCTGACCATTACTAGTGTCTTTATGTACAGTTTTAgctttgtgcttttgtgtgttggGCTATAAATATTGTTGGTTTGAGCTGCCTGTGTGATCCCCGGCTCCCTGTGGTGATAACCCACCTTTGCTTACTGCAGATGGAGAGGTGATAGTCAGTTGCTGGTGGCATCGCAATGACTCAGTGTGATTCTCAGCCCACAGgctctcacccacacacaataTGGACAAGACTCAAGTTAGCACTAAAAGCCTATTATTCACTTTTTATTGGGCAGGCGCAGCTATGGAAACTTATTGTAAACGATATCAGCTCAGGACCTTGAATACAACAAGGTCCACAAGGGAATCCAAATTAATCTTAATGCATCAGTGACCCACGCAGAATATGTGGTCAcatttattgtaatttaattaattagattcttattattcatgtttttttgtataaaCACAGCCTACATCCAATAATAAGTGGTTTAACCAAGGCATTCATATTAACAAAAGTTAAAAACGAAATGTCAATAAGACATAGTATTATATACTGCTCCAGGCAGCAGAAGGCAGTTAAGCTCTGTTTGTAGTTAGTCACCATGATGACATTGTCGATTATAAAGAGAGTGTAgctgctatatatatatagtgggTGTGTCTGTTTTACAGCTTGGTAATGTGTACAAACTgtttaatataaattattaatgtGTAATTAAAGCCTAACTGTGTATCCTTGAAGGTACCAGAGGAGGGCAGTGTGCTCCCATAGGATAAAAGCCCAGCCGGCTTTGCACTCTCTTTCCATTTGGACTCATCCCAGTAAGAGTTTGCATGCTTTGCTTTTGTTCGACATCTGTAATGCTTTCGCTCCACAACACCTTGCACCTCATTATGCTCACACACTAACATCTGACGTACACACTCCACATTTGTCGTTACTTATTGACTGTTTAATTGATAATACTTTAAGCTACAGTGTCCATCTCCGTATTTGTCATGACCTGTGAGTTTTTCCCTTGTAGACTGTAGCCACGTTCCCCTTTGGGTTCGTTAGGCTGATTTTCTGTAGTGTTGTGGCGAACATGGTTGAAGCGTTTGCTTGGGAGGCTGTCCGTGGTTTTTGGGAGGGTTGCTGGTTTACTAGTCATTCTGCTGGTTTTCCTTACTAACTTACAGGCGGAAGACATTTTGTCTCACTAGTAAGACTCTGTACCAAACACGTAAGGGCTTTGACCGATGCATTTTCTTTAACTAGTTGTGCATAACTAGTAAGACATTTGATCAACATGTTGGGCTTTTTATCAAACTATTTCATCGACTACTGTATTCAATGTCAATATTAAGTTTCATTACAATAGATGTTGCAATGAAAGTGTAAATCAGTTTTCCTGACCTTTGCTGTGCATGAATAAGATATTAAATCTATTCAGGGATTAGTTTAGAAAACAGACGCGGGACCTGACCTGTGGCAGCGGaaacaaattgtgtttttgtcccATTGAGCTCAAATGAGCTGCTCAAAGTCAAAGCAaagaatcacacaaacacagaggagacgTGTTTCTGATTTAGAGCTCCTCTGTCAATACTGTGTGAATAACCTATATAAACAAGTCATTATCTGTTTCACTTGTTGTTCAAAACAGTTAATGAAGcttgatttcagttttttctccTGAGTATGataagaaaatggaaaagacaAGGATTAGGacactaaatacaaaaataaactcAAAAGGACTTTCTTTAAAGGCTGCACAGTCCAGCAGAACATTTCAATCAAACCAGGTCAACAGTTAACAATGTGGATAATTAGGGCATTGCACCCTAATACACAAACTGGTCTGTGAGCTCTGTCTGCAGATACACAAAAAAGGTAAAAGTTTGTTTATTGATCTGCAGCCTCTCTCACTGCTTCTAAGTCCATTTACATTGGACAAAATGAGCGTGCTCTTGCCATCTGGTGGTCATACCAAGTAATCCATTCCTGTTCAAAACGATAACaaattcatgaaaatgaatacatttaaagttgcagtgtgtagaatttagtgacataaagtttttaagtgtcatgttgcagctgaatacccctcacctcatcctacccttccaaacatgagagaaccTGTTGTAACGTTAAGTTTTCATAAGAACTCGgggggtgtttagtttgtccagtctgggctactaccctgatgtaaatataaagtattccaatataaagggcccattctagggtaaataaaacaacaatttgtataatttagatgaaacacagtggCATTCAAACAGAGACCAGTACAACATCCTCTTCATGAACTATGAGGACATGATTTTGGTGagatgtttttcctctgtttaACTTCTAAATCATCACCATTACGACATTTGACGCTTCACTTATTTGGAATAGGGAGAATGTTTCCCGTTTCTttcccactcctcaccctgTACATGTGTTGTTGCTTAATGTAACTGTTGTGAGCAAGTAAAATCTCCAGTGATAATTCTAATCTAGTCGCGGCTTCAGCTACCCAAATCAGGCTCAGCAAGTTTGGTGTTCTGGTGTACTGTGCAGCTAGTTTACTTTAAAAGatgcatttattattttttctttacacaAATACCACTTAATCCCTTAGACACAGAGCCCAACAGACATAATCACGTTTGGCTGGGGCACTGTTGCTAGATCTGAGCCTGCATTAACTATACCACAtttcctttgagggtcacaggaaGGTTGGAGGGGGGCTGTTgcaaatcccagctgacattgggccaGGACAGGTTGTCAACATATCGCAGAGCCGGCATATAGACAGCCATTCATGCTCATATTCAAACCTATGGAGAACTCCTcaagtttgcatgtttttggactgtgggaggaagccggagtaccCGGAGATAAACTACTACATGTTCCTAAATTGATAGTCAGAGTTAACGTTCTCTTCTTTGTTGCACTATTTTAGGACCTAAAGGCAGCAGTAATGAAGATTGCCAGTTGGGGAACAACCTTGGTGAAGCAGCAATCGAGCAAATTGTGAAGATATCTCCATTTGAGACGATGAAGAAAGACTCAAAAGccagttttttttcaaagcgGCTTCATGCGTAAAGGTAACATCACATAACTGCAGCGTGTGTGCAGAAGCATGTTaacagaaattattttttatttttatatcaggGCAGATGGGTGACTGGAAGAGCTtcttcactgctgctcagagcgACAGAATTGATCGACTGCTTCTGGAGGAAGTGGGAAATCTATCTGGGAAGTTCATCTGGGAATAGGCAGAGAAGCCTGAGCCACCAGATGTTTATGTTCTTACTCACAGAAGAGCTTAAAAATAATGAGTAATCTAAATAATGTTCCAGAAAGATATCCCGCTTTCTGAGTCAGGGTctgtaaataaacaatacaaaaataaaaatgcattttgcCAATCTGTTCTTTATTGAATGTCAAAAGGATTTAAGTTCAATTTAAATGTATGGTGCAGGCTGCTTTGGTCACCGGAGCCGACTTCACAAGTTCTCTTCATctagaaagagaggaagaaaaaaaaaactcttcatCAGTAAACACAACAGGATTTGTGTGGCAACTGGCCGGGCATTTTCACACCTACTTGTTTTGTTCCGGCCCTTCTGACTTTTCAGTCAAATCGTAAACAAAATACCAGTGTGAAAGGTGCCTGAGACTAGAGCTGTGCGATTACGGCAAAAGGTATCATTACGATTATTTTGTTCAATATTGTAATCACTATTATACATGTACATTACCACGATTACTCGTTGCCCTTGGAAACATCTAACATTTATTGAAGCACTTTCTTTGTACTTTGTagccattttatttgtttctgaagCCTCTATTAGAAGTATTCAGTGTATTTTTTGCAAACCACACCGTCATTGCAAGTGAATGGTTTGGGAATTCGTAAAaaaatggtttgtttgttaagtTTCGGCATGAATTAAACTCCACAGGTAACTGTGTAACCCTGCTTCTATGAACAGACCCCTGAATTTATACTCAAACAAgacctaaaaataaaatatgtattttataaaaACCTTTCTATGCGTAATGCAAAAAGATACtcttatttgattttataaGCCAACTCCAAAGGTCAATAATAGTTTATAGTCAAGTCTTCAACATGAAGTACAGTAGCATCAACTACTGAATttcaccttcttcctcctcgtcctcttcgtcctcttcttcttcatcctcctcatcagagCTGAAGGTGCCATCAGGCAGGCTGTACACCCGAATCACTTGCTGTGGACAAAGAGGGCCGCCAAAAAAGTGTCAGCTCCAACAGTTTCTGTCCACCTCATTATTTGTAATCCTGCATCACAAAGCCTGAACAAACACCGTGACCTCTCACCTTGTTTGGGTCCTTGAGGATGAGGTACTTGCCCTCATCCAGCTTGCGGCAGATGTCAATGACACAACGGAGGATTCCCCAGGCGTTCTCCATGCTCAGGTTGATCTGGCTGGCGAATTCGTTGGGTTTGAACTGCTGGGTACCCAGGACGACGTGGCGAGCTGAGTCCTTTGCGTGGTACCGAGACACGTACCTGAAGGACGCAGAGGAGATGAAATGAATACAGTCTAATCTTCTACTGGTCAACAAGCTCTGCTGTGAGATGTTCTGCTCTTGCACGAGTCAAAGTaacagattttatattttttttgtttcacaaaATCCAAATCCTTACTGAGAACTACAGtccctgtgtttttctgtcactcGTGCATGTTCCTTACCCCAGTTTAAGGTATTCTGATCCCGCCAGCATGGCGCAGCAGGTCCAGCGAGCCAGTTTGTAGCTGTTATTCTTCAGTTCGGTGGCCAGGACGGCTCCTCTCTGAGAGTCCAGCTTCTGACGCCAGTCCACGCCATTACAATGCTGATGACCAAACAAAAGGAACAATACCGTTGTAACAGAACGGTTACTGGCAAAGGGTTTGCACAGGATTTCCCCACTTAGTTAATACAACGACTCAagatgctcatattcaggttgattattttaatttgagtaAAAAGATTTTGCATGCTCTACTGTCCAGAacacacatcactttcctcatacTGTCCATTGTTGCAGGTCTTCTTCTCAGCCTCTGTCGGAAACACTTGATTTAGGCTCCTGTCTCTCTAAGGCCCCCCTACTCATATAACCCAgtttgctctgattggccagctgatGCAAATGGTGGGCAATGAAAGGTCAAGTGACATCACAAGGATACGGAACACAATAGAGGAAAGCTGAAGTGTCCCTTTTGTCTGCATGACTTTATGCGGAACCTAACGCAGCTTCAGTTTCACTACAAAGCATCCTTCCCCCTCTACTTACCCTCGAGTCCCATTCGTTTAGGGTCTTGACATTGATGAAGGACACTTCTCCGTTGGCACCAGTCATCACCCCATCGTGCTCACAGCGCACAATCAGATCGATGTCCTCCCCGAGTTTCCACTGGCGGTacctgaaacacaaagatgagaacacatcagacctgagacaaaaaaagtttttgacACATCCAGTGATTTAACTTTTAACACAGATACGATAAGTTTGTCTATCGCAGGACTAAaatatttaccatttaattATTGAGAAAGATTGTAAGCTCATTCTTATACAGACGTCCGGCCATACACACTGCATTAAGTCTTTTTTGTAATGATTTACCCTTGGggtgtaaatggtaaatggatttgtatttatatagcgcttttctagtctgatgaagaccactcaaagcgctttacagtacagtttcacattcacccattcatacacacattcatacagtgcatctacttgcagcactttgttattctatggggggccgttcagggttcagcatcttgcccaaggacacttcggcatgcagatggttcagactgggaatcgaaccgccgaccttcaggttggaggacgaccactctacccctcagccacagccgcccgtgTAAAGATACGTGTATCTGACCAAAACGTTTCCAGAACTTATTTTGAGTGCATACTGGACAGGTTTGAATAAAAAGTATTACTAAATATGATCAATGTTTGCTGTTCATTGTTACTACTGTGTATAAAACGTACCATGACCACACAACCAAGGTGCTACTTAATCGCGAGTCCCCCCCGCCCCAACTCTGTGGGCGTTCAGTGTTTACCTGTAGGCTACGGATGCCACCTCACTCTTGTCCGTGTCCTCCTCAACAAATGGGTTGGAGTTAGGGAacttgtgcctctctccaccctgaataaaaaaaaacgaaaaagtGATGTGAAAAAAATTATACTTAGGCTTCAGACAGATCATGTTTTACTAGATGCCCGAGTAAAAGGCCTTGGAGGTCCTGATTAACATTGGTGAAAGCGTTTGGTCCTAAAGAATTACAAACTGCATCAGGCTTCCTCAAGATACATTTTCTATGAGGAAAACGTCCTGCCTTCAAAGTATTGTACAAATATGAAAAGAATCCAATTCAAATTGACGAGCAGGGGCTTATAACGTTTGTGTTCTTACCATTCGTAAACACTGCTGACTGAAGTTGTGGTTGATGTACGTGGCCTCCATTGCCAAGTTACGAGGAGAGTTGAAGGAGTTGCCTTCATCCTGCGGAGGCTCATTGGCCGTCTCGCTCACAGTCAACAAATCTGAGTAGACGTGATAGACattaggttaaaaaaaagaaggtaaTGAATCATCACGCTCACCACTATTTACCTTAGTGTCATTTAGGACAACCATGTATCAATGATACCTTTATGTCTaatttctcctcttcacctaacataaatgttgtatttgcGAACCAGCACAGCTAGCGTCAGCTCTGTGGTTCCATTTTGAATTTTATCTCAAAGCTTCCATGCATGGTGTTTAACACTTCCTTAAGGACTGTCACATTAAAGTCTTTCCATTTTAGCTTTATAATGTTACTTTTTGTGTGGGAAAAACACTGCAAGATGCAGTGATAGGGCTTAACATTGATTTACAAGAAAAGTTATGGCTGGTAAGACCATTATTTCagtaaatattacattatacAGCTTGTATCATGTGAGCGGCCGTTGTCGGCAACATCTGATTTCATACTGTGTACGTTTGTAATGTCCGGTTCATCCACCATATAGTTCAGCTTCTCTGACAAAGTCTTACCAAAGTCAGAGTTGTCCCTCTTGTCAAAGAACAGCTTGTTGCCCACTCTCTGTACAATGATGTCCCAGGAGTTCACTGAGCGTGTGCAGCACATCAAGGTGGCCAGGATGGCATCAGTGGCAAACACGTTGCCCTGAGTCTTagccagctggagagagagaaagaaagaaatattaataaatgttaaaaagcTGTCAGAACATTGAAGACTTCCTCTGACTGGAAAGTTCACAGCCTTTCCTCTGACTGGAGACACATTTGGCACTGCCATTGGCTGGAAAAAGGTGCAACTCAGTGTTCAGAGGGACTGCCTGGAAATTGTTGCGACAGTGGAGACTTTCAATGAAATTGATCAAATTTGAATTATCTTTGATACCACAGCTCCATCACCGATTGCTACtacacagactctggctccaaatggtCTCATTAGAGCAAGTTATCACTGTTCGTATTAGAGATATTTTGGAGGAAGTGAACACATTGTctatctttacatacagtctaggTCTGTGTTAGATAAGTATCATACAGGTGTAGCAGCTCTTTCAGGAATGGCCTTGCCATGTCTGAATAAACATGAATGTAAAAGAAACTCAAGTCTCAATGACACTTTAACAGCATATTTCACATGTTAACAGGCCAACGTTGCCATGTTGTGTTTGATTGCAGCAGATTATAATATTAAAGACTCAAGACCTTGCGGATGACGGGATCATCAGTGGTGGTGACAGTGTGGAAGATCCTCTTGATGCTTTTCAGCTGCTTTTCATTGCGGGTGGTGACTCGGTCAAATGCTTTATCGTAGTACTCCAAGGCACCACAGCACTCGCTGGAATAAGAAACAACACTGTCAGCATCTTCAAATTCACCTCTGGAATGTGTTTAAAAGAGCAAATGGTAAATAAATCACTGTTACTTACATGTCGAGCGGGTCGGCCACCTCCATGTatctcatcttcatcagtcTGGGGAAGTccatctcctccttcacctcccagTCGCTCCTAACCTCCACAGAAGAGTCTCTGGGCTTCAGCTGTGTTTTGACCAACCAGCATGtcgagggagggaggaaatgtATACAAGCGAGAATT encodes:
- the eif3d gene encoding eukaryotic translation initiation factor 3 subunit D, whose amino-acid sequence is MAKFNAPVIQDNPSGWGPCAVPDKFKDMPYQPFSKGDRLGKVADWTGATYQDKRYTNKYSSQFGGGSQYAYFHEEDETSFQLVDTAKTQKTAYQRNRMRFAQRNLRRDKDRRNLTQFNMQTLPKSAKQKERDRMRLQKKFQKQFGVRQKWDQKSQLKPRDSSVEVRSDWEVKEEMDFPRLMKMRYMEVADPLDIECCGALEYYDKAFDRVTTRNEKQLKSIKRIFHTVTTTDDPVIRKLAKTQGNVFATDAILATLMCCTRSVNSWDIIVQRVGNKLFFDKRDNSDFDLLTVSETANEPPQDEGNSFNSPRNLAMEATYINHNFSQQCLRMGGERHKFPNSNPFVEEDTDKSEVASVAYRYRQWKLGEDIDLIVRCEHDGVMTGANGEVSFINVKTLNEWDSRHCNGVDWRQKLDSQRGAVLATELKNNSYKLARWTCCAMLAGSEYLKLGYVSRYHAKDSARHVVLGTQQFKPNEFASQINLSMENAWGILRCVIDICRKLDEGKYLILKDPNKQVIRVYSLPDGTFSSDEEDEEEEDEEDEEEEDEENL